Part of the Xiphophorus couchianus chromosome 8, X_couchianus-1.0, whole genome shotgun sequence genome is shown below.
taaatgttgaaaacaaCTGTGTTATTCACTCTGGATGTAAGATAAAAAGAGGATCAGTACTGTCTGGCATCATGCAGGGAATATTTTTTATCTCTCTGATAATACCCCCATCTATGTTAAATCTAAAAGACCTACTAATGCGATACATCTGTTGGTTGTTAGTTTGATGGGGCACATATGTTCTTTATTATTCCTCTGGGTGATTATGTGGTTAAGGCTAACCCTCTTAACTGATTAAAAGCTCCGaatttgaaggaaaataaaaataataataacaatacgATATCAAAATTGAAGcagttgtaataaaatgtgCGTGAAGTGCAAAATAGTTTTCAGTTGAGCAAGCTGCATAAtgtagaaaatgtgaaataattctACCGTAGGAAGCGACATCTTATAGCTGTAGGGGGCAGCAGCGAGCACTAAATAGCAAAATAGCCGAAAAAGAAGAGACGTCAACAGGAAGAACCGCTGCTGCAGAAAGGTTAAGATTGCTTTTGTGTGGCTTTTTGTCATTATGGTTGTGCTGTCAGTTTTGGGACTtcttgatttattaaaactgaagcATTGTGTGGTTAAACTGATATCATAAGAAAGATTTCAGGCACTGCCATACAAATCTCCTACCTCTGCAAGTCAATAGGAGTAAACCAGCACCATGTTTTTCGTGTAGGTAgaagacacaaacacaggagTTGAATACAGAATAAGAGACTCTTTTATTATAAATTTCTTCACAAATTACTGCGAAGATCTGACAAGAGTTGGGTACTTAAATTCTGCATTCTTCATGTGCACTATATTGTTTCAATAGTTACTGTATGGTGACAAAtttaaactaaacaacataGAAACATGAACCCTGTCATTCTTGAATATTATAGAAACACTGCAGAGCTATATCTCCTGTCTATGcagtccttttctttttaatttgtttgcaaTACCTGAAGCTTGGGCTTGTTCCTTTTATTAGAATATTTCCAGTAAATTTCCCTCTTGGAAAGGGATTTGAACACATGCAGTCTCACGACAACATATAGATGCCTTTGCAATTTTACCATATTTTGTCCCATTACAACAGTTGTGATGGAACAGCTTATAAAGTAGTGGTGTAGTGGTacaatgtctttttctttttttacaaatagaaataagaAAAGTGTGATATTCACATAGATTCAGACTTGTTTCCTCTtctagttaaaaataaaaccagtgttACCACCTCTCCTCAGAAATCACTTTATTAAAGTTTACAAATTATGCATGTGTTCTGTGATGGACTCAGATGTTTGTTGGACAATATTAGCGAAAGAAAgcagcatcataaaaacaaaagaacgcAGCAGACAGGTGTGGAAACCGGAGATAAAAGACCATTTTTTTATAGTACATTTCAACTTAAAGGCAGTTCAAAGAAAAATcctaataacattttaaattaataatgttccagttattaattAAAGACATCTCTAAACAgatacatttatatttgtaatttaaatgaacttagTGTTTAAACGCCTTTACATGAGCATAAACTTAGTTTAGATTAAAACATTGCTGTGTATTGGTCTGCTACATACAGTTCCAGTAAAGCACATGGATGTTTGTTGTTGTAtgatgaaaacttttaaaaaggtcAAGAAAcgcaaatacttttaaaataaactaaatgtcCGCAAATATTCTGGAatcaggagaagaagaaaaattactTAAGGGGTTATAAGATTACCTTTACAGCTGTGATTCTGTTTACTATTAAGGTtctgatttaattaaatatccaaaaattaAACCTACatcaggtttttatgttttacaaacataaaaagtacaaaaaatactGAAGAGTACAATATTGCAAACAGAATaagaaagaaacattatttttttcagtgaaactgcacaaacacacccacatatACACACAAACGATAAACCTATCGTCAGCTTGGCGTTTCCATGACAGTTCAGTTGATCAGTTGAGATAAATATAGATCTTAGTGGCTGGGCCTTATCAAGCATCTACTGTATGTGCTTGTGGTCTTTGGTTAGGTATTAAGAGCATTAATTGCAGCATCAAACTGATAACTACACGACAGAAATCCAAACATGTCTAAATAATAACGGATCACAGTTTAAATTCAAATACCAAAAAataccacaaatctggaatcCAGGCAGGAGCCCCACACATGAAACGGTTCGGTAATCCTCTCAGTTTGTGCCAATGTGGGTTTTGATCAACTCTATAATCTGATAAATTCTGCCATTACCGATGAGAATTATGattatgaccaaaaaaaaattaatctctgaaataataaattattatggaAGAATAAGCTTTTTTAAACAGAGTCCAACCTGCTCTTATGTGTTATCTAAAATGTTCCAAGCTTCTGTTGGTGACTATATTGGATTGTCAtttactgttgttttaaaaagtctgacttCCACATTCCCTGTACATTTTTTGGACTTGCGCAAAAGAAGacaatataacaaaaatatgcaattcTTCTGCTGAAGCACTCATCTCAGACATTATATTTTTCCCTTTCAGACCTGCAGCATGGCAGGGCGACGGGCTCTGAAGGCTGTCCTCATAGACCTCAGTGGGACTCTGCACGTAGAGGACACTGCAGTGCCCGGGGCGCAGGACGCCCTCAACCGGTAGGAGACACGccacaaaccaaaagaaaagtcTCTACTTACACTTTACAAAGGCAgacttttaaatgtgcttttgattgtgcctttttttcttgtgttctgGGGCTGCCAGGTTACGGCAGGCATCAGTAGCTGTGAAGTTTGTGACCAACACAACAAAGGAAAGTAAGAAGAACTTACTGGAGCGACTGCAACGACTTAACTTTGACCTCCAGGTGAAATATCAAAAGTTGATTGTGGGTAATAAAGTGCAGTTTTAGAAAGTTAAGAAATATCAGTTCATcccaataaatttgaatgttaTTGAAAAGCCTCCTAATGGTAGTAAAtctatttaattaataaatgtaacccttttttatttactaGAATAAAAAGTTCTCCAGACTGCTTGTCTGGACAAGCGTTCAAAATCATTACATAAAGTGAATCTGGAGCACTTTCATTCTCTGAATCTGCAGGAAAAAGAAATCTTCACGTCTCTGAGTGCTGCAAGGAGTTTgttggaacaaaaacaacacaagccgctgctgctggtggaggACAGCGCACTGGAAGACTTCACTGGTACAGTAGAAAAAATTCTCTGTGTTACAAATTCATCTTCACTTTATAAAGTTGTGTTCCTCATCCGTCCAtaacagtttgaacaaataaatgagCTGATTGAGATAACTCCAGACTGCTGTCCTTCCGTCTGCAGGTATCGACACTTTGGAGCCAAACGCCGTCGTCATTGGACTCGCTCCTGATCATTTCAACTACCAAACTCTCAATAAGGCTTTCAGGTGAGGAAACTGTTTGTAGATTTACTTCTTGAtcatttcaaaaacagattctAATGTACCTCAGTGCAGGttttggtatgttttttttttttttttgaagataagacattttaaaacttaaagtcAATTAACACTTCACACAGATCAAGAAATTGTTGATATGTTGACACATCTTGACTTCTATTTTCAAAACTCTTTTATACATATTTGTCATGTATGTTTCTTTCTAGAATGATTTTGGATGGAGCTCCTCTTATTGCCATTCATAAGGCTCGTTACTACAAACGTAAGGACGGCTTGGCCCTTGGCCCTGGACCCTTTGTGACAGGCTTGGAGTATGCCACCGACTGTAAAGCTACAGTAGTGGGAAAGCCcgaaaagacatttttcacacagGTAAAGATTTTTAGAAGTACATATAGGGTTAGTACAGCTaataatgttataatgttatattttcagatCTGGTTAGTTTTGGAAATTCTCTACATGATCTATATCTGAAAGAGTATTTGGTAGTCTGCCCTTCAATCTCTGCATGCCATTATCCATCAGCCAGTTTAGCTATTGACCCATGAATCCATCTATCCACAATTCTTAGTGAACTAAGAAATCtggaatttttaaataaaagttccagattttttattttagagtttaTTCATCCTCTGCATAAattctgcttattttttcctctaTATAGGCCTTGTCTGATTTAGGATGTAGCCCCAGTGAAGCCGTCATGATAGGAGATGTAAGTATATTTCTATCTGTTTTACTGATAATCATCTACATCGAAAAGAAGCTCAATGTCATTTTAGATGGTCATAAAGCTCTTAATGGGACtcaaattgaaatgttttcacctACATTTCTTCAGTAATTCCActccaaatattttaaacatctaaTAAGTTTAGGTAAAAACTGATATCATCCCATTGAAACATATTTCTATTGGAAGCCACTTACACAACGCAGTTGTAACCCTTatgtctcattttctgcagGATGCCAGAGACGATGTAGGTGGGGCTCAGAACGCAGGAATGCTGGGTATTCTTGTTAGAACAGGTGAGTTCAGTCCTCCTGATTACTCATACCCCTTGGAATGATTCTTGTTACAACCActaactttaaattaaacttaacatttttacttatatattcagtttttaaGAGGTGTGCAAGCAACATAAAGTTGAAACAAAGCTGAAAGCAGTTTGAAACACGGCTTGCAAACAGAGCAAACATGGAAGGAGGAGCTCTGGACACAATagacacatttttaacttttttttcagtttttctgataACATTCCATCTTCTCACGCTGCAGGTAAATACAGAGACGGAGATGAAAGGAAAATTGACCCACCTCCTTACCTCACATGTGACAGTTTCTCTGATGCCGTCGAACACATCCTACAGAATCTGCTATAAGCTCCAATCGACTGCTACgagaatgaaacattttgcactATCaagctgtttaaaataaatatcgtAAATGTAAGCGTATGTACTGTGAAAAACATCTtgtaaaacaataatgttgGCTCTGAAAAGCAATATTCAGATGTTTGTTAAGAAggttcaaatttatttgattattgcAATATGCATCTGTAACCCTCAGAATCTGTGCAAAAGTAATTACAGAATGGTActgaaaaaatatccaaatgatgtaaaaaaaaaaacacaaaaaaaagaatttggaTTAATATTTTCTGCCTGGACATCAAACTGACTTGTGCTTTTTCTCCCAGATTGTGTATCTGTCCATCAGGTTTTGGGTTGATGGTTTAGTGTGCACCAGAACCTCCATGAAATCCTCTGTTGTTACAGTTTCCAGCTCAATGACGGGCATGCCCACGTCTCCTGTGGAGGAGAAACACAGAAGAGCCTGAAGTATTGTAGGGGATCGATCTCCAGTTACgaatgtgtgttgtttttatttaccacCATGATGCGACTCCAGAGCATCAAAGATCTTGCGAACTGGTCTCATGGCAGCTTCCTTGCATGTTAGTCTGATGTCACAGCCAGAGTATCCTTCCATCTCCTGTGTCAGCACACAAGAAAGATTCACTTTACAGAAGTAACAGAAATGAATGCAAGAACAAATATAATtccaaaatcacatttatgttGCTGATATTGGCCATGACAAACCTCTGCTAGCATTTTGTAGTCTAGGCTAGTCTGTAGCTTCACGCCACCAAGGAAGCTGAGAGGAGGCAGCCAATGAGAAATCATGGCTTGGCGAGCAGGTGACGAGGGAAGACCTACTAGAATCCTCTTCTCTAACCTCCTTAGCATCCCGTGGTCCAGCTCCCTGAAACAACAGCTGCTTTTCTCACAAATGCAtaggactaaaaaaaaaagagcagccaTCTCAAATGTTACAATACTGTTACAATCTCAGACTTTATTTTGTAGGGTTTTTATGAGATAGACTGACATAAAATAGTGCAGaattagaaaatgaaagaaaaatataaccaaacagtgctttaaacttctccccAACTTTATGTCTGAGGTGGCTGAATGTATATTATGGTTTTACCAAGGCAGGTTGGAAGCAGCGAGAACAAACACGAGGTCTTCTGATGTTGCAAGCCCGTCCATCTGAATCAACAGCTCTGTCTTCATCCGCCGACTCCCCTCATGCTCGTTCCTGGACACAGACATCTGGTTTCCGTTAAACTGATCTCTATTCTCTGCTTTGCTCGCTCAGGCGAGTGTTTTCAGCCCTAAACCGATGGCAGCAGAGTTGATGACTTATAGTGGCAAAGCTCACGTTGAACTGGTTCCTCTTTGGCCCATCACTGACTCCAGCTCATCCAGGAAGATGGTGGATGGGGCGTGGTATCTCGCCAGCTCAAAAAGAACCTGCAGCACAGAAAATGCGTTTACCATAGTAAATAATCTGGTTCAGCTTATGTTTGGTGTGTCacgtgcatctcaataaataaaaaagtgaattcATTTGAATAATGTAAAAAGGAgtcattaaatatatatatatatatttatttatttttttgttcattttgatgatttttgaaTCCAGAGAAAACTGTTTACCCGTAAACTCTCAAGGAAATCAAGAAGGTTTAAACCTCAAAAGGCTGGCTATTAACAAGGCTGTATCTTAGCATCTTGTTAGAAAGTTggcataatgttttttttttttattattacaggCATgagcatttctttttaaatagagCTACTTCATCAAATTAACGTTTTGATGAAATTCAAATTCATTGAGATGCGTGCTGAGTGACAACCTACCCGGACGAGTTTCTCAGAGTCGCCTCTCCATTTGCTGACGATGCTAGAGGCTGAGATGTTGAAGAAGGTTGTCTTACACTCTGTAGCCACAGCCTTGGCCAGCATAGTCTTACCTGTGCCTTTGTGTACAGGAGACACAGCGATGAGGTTTTGAATCAAGTCCATAATcgataaaaaaattattattaaataaggTTCCTAAagagtctggaaaagtatggaaGATGAGTAAGGTATTTTCCAGGTTTGAATAAGTAAGGACATAAATAAGAGAGTATGGAAGAAGATTTGCACTTCCATATTTTAGTCCCTATCTCATTCATATATACATCCATCAACACCTCAGTCTCTCCTAACAATTCATCCATCTATTCTCTAATCCTTTTGTCCATCTTTTGATCTATTGACCAAACaatccatctgtccgtccatccattgTCTAGAAGTCTGTCCATTGTCCTTTTCTTTACAGACTGGTCTTTGCAAGCTAGAGCTAGGCTTGGCACTTAAGAAATGTTGCATCTACCTTGCATTTATAGTCaaattttgtataaatattttaatgttaactAACAAGACATTGAGACCTTTGGAAAAGTGAGTTTGGAACAGAGTGGGATTTTGACATAAAAACTGTGTGGGAGCCATGTGAATGTAAGCAGTGTGTTACCTGGGGGACCATAAAGCAGCAAGCCCTTCCATGGAGATAAGATGCCGGTAAACAGCTGAGGGTACTGTGAAGAGGAGGAATTAAAGAAAGCAAGAATCAAAAGAGGGTAAGGTGATTAATCCAAGTATGAGCAAGCTATGAATAATACTGCACAAGTCTTCTATAAATCAACCTATTGTTCAATATCTATTCTAACTACACCGTTCTGGCAGACCCATTAGAAACTGAGCTATGTGCAAGTGAAGCTGTTGAGCCAGATGAAAAGCTGAGTCAGGGCTCCAAATGCCACGGGGTGCAAATTAGTCTGAATTTTAGGTGGTGAAGAGACTCGAATCAAATCCGCCTGACCTTATAAGACTGAGAATGAATAATAATGGAAACAGAAGTTAGGGGCAACAGAGAGGTGgttttattcaataaaagaGTCCAGCACTGTATACGTAAGAAGATGGACACATCAGTCCTCATCTTCATCTGGAAATGTCAAGAGGATGCAGACAGCCTGATTCGTTGTCACAAGAAAGGTCTGTatgatgatgataaaaatgtgtgtgcgtgtgtgtgtgtggcggtTATCTATACGCAGCAGCAAAATTGTGTGAACGTGCATGGCTATGGCAAATTTTTACATGACCTTCGGTGTTTGTGCATTCCCGCCTCCCTCTCTGTCTATCCATCTGTGTATATGTGTTGCCATAAGATCCCAGATATAGATTTAATGTCAGTCTAATAGAGCGACCTGACCCCGATGGCCTCCTTCTCTTTAAGCCCCTAAAGGAGATGTATTCAGAATCGAAATACCAGGCGCGGGTGTGTGCCGGCCTCACCTTAATGGGATAAACGACGGCCTCTTTGACTAATCGCTTGGCATCCTCCAGACCAATGATGTCCTCCCACCTCACATTTGGGCTGTGCAAATAGATGTCCTTTAGgggtgaacacacacacagagagagagggatgcATTAGGAAGAAGACACCGAGGGTCAATTAGGTTTGGGTAAGTAGGTGTCCTTTAGGATGAAGCATCATTTAAGTAATATAGATAGAACAGTAGACCTTCATTAATACAGCAGATCCGTCAATTTACAGCAAAGCTCTTTACTGCTCTCTGGTGGACAGAATCAGAATCATTCATTTATATAAGCTACTGCATTTAACAGTTTGCAGGTGCATAAAATATATagattatttaaatgaatgacaaaaaatatgtaactttttcaCAGTATTCCAATTTGTAAGACGTACTTTTCTATGTTATTGCAAAATTTACTACTTCAGTGATTATTATGACAAAGAATTAGGTACacatgtttgactttattttagattttactaATCCACTTGGTGAAAATACAtgctcaaatatttacatatactcCTActaatattttgataaatattcaCTAGCAGGTTAAAGAGAAACCACAAACTCTTCACTTCTATGAACACGGTTCTGGGATAATACCGTCTGTGTATTTGACCACTTACAGGTGAAATGCTAGAGCTTGTTGATATTCATTGGTTTTTTGgcatgtatttatatttaaaatatgtgaatattcAGAGTGAAGTGgaaccaaagtcaaattccttgtttgtttgcataaaCTTGGCCAGTGATAAAAGTATGAAAGCAGCTTGTTAATGGCTACAGAATGTGTGTAAACCAGATGGAAAGTGGGGCATTTCTGTAAATATTAGTAGAATCTGTGTATATATCTGAGactgtatgtataattttgaccctgtgtctgtgtgtttgtaccTCACTGATGATTGCAGCAAGTTCCCTCATCTCACCACTAATCCCAGAAAAGCCACTGAGGGGCTTCAGCAACCGCTCCTGCAACATAAAAAACCATATAACTGCATttccttataaaaatattatatagtATCTAACCAAAATTAAACTGCAGTTTTATGGTGATGTGACTGACTCTTCCTTTGGTTTTTCTGTGGTGTGTAATTACCATGTGGTCTGAGTGGATAACTGATCCGCTGAAGACATCGTGGATTGTTGATTTCCCATCAGCCATCTGATGACAAAGG
Proteins encoded:
- the hdhd2 gene encoding haloacid dehalogenase-like hydrolase domain-containing protein 2: MAGRRALKAVLIDLSGTLHVEDTAVPGAQDALNRLRQASVAVKFVTNTTKESKKNLLERLQRLNFDLQEKEIFTSLSAARSLLEQKQHKPLLLVEDSALEDFTGIDTLEPNAVVIGLAPDHFNYQTLNKAFRMILDGAPLIAIHKARYYKRKDGLALGPGPFVTGLEYATDCKATVVGKPEKTFFTQALSDLGCSPSEAVMIGDDARDDVGGAQNAGMLGILVRTGKYRDGDERKIDPPPYLTCDSFSDAVEHILQNLL
- the katnal2 gene encoding katanin p60 ATPase-containing subunit A-like 2 isoform X2, translated to MMELSYQSMKIAHEAREADKLRTELRKKSILVLIYQHLLGQGYASAAVTLDQETNGGVKKFEVCDNVDLEIVLMEYENYHYVKFQKYPKLIRKTEPGESENSQTKGAAVKKRQKLLPKIASSSIPQTGNSVKKTAANENGSPVTPESLDLGFNTFSIKNGAAGEAASSKKMADGKSTIHDVFSGSVIHSDHMERLLKPLSGFSGISGEMRELAAIISEDIYLHSPNVRWEDIIGLEDAKRLVKEAVVYPIKYPQLFTGILSPWKGLLLYGPPGTGKTMLAKAVATECKTTFFNISASSIVSKWRGDSEKLVRVLFELARYHAPSTIFLDELESVMGQRGTSSTNEHEGSRRMKTELLIQMDGLATSEDLVFVLAASNLPWELDHGMLRRLEKRILVGLPSSPARQAMISHWLPPLSFLGGVKLQTSLDYKMLAEEMEGYSGCDIRLTCKEAAMRPVRKIFDALESHHGGDVGMPVIELETVTTEDFMEVLVHTKPSTQNLMDRYTIWEKKHKSV
- the katnal2 gene encoding katanin p60 ATPase-containing subunit A-like 2 isoform X3; protein product: MDKLRTELRKKSILVLIYQHLLGQGYASAAVTLDQETNGGVKKFEVCDNVDLEIVLMEYENYHYVKFQKYPKLIRKTEPGESENSQTKGAAVKKRQKLLPKIASSSIPQTGNSVKKTAANENGSPVTPESLDLGFNTFSIKNGAAGEAASSKKMADGKSTIHDVFSGSVIHSDHMERLLKPLSGFSGISGEMRELAAIISEDIYLHSPNVRWEDIIGLEDAKRLVKEAVVYPIKYPQLFTGILSPWKGLLLYGPPGTGKTMLAKAVATECKTTFFNISASSIVSKWRGDSEKLVRVLFELARYHAPSTIFLDELESVMGQRGTSSTNEHEGSRRMKTELLIQMDGLATSEDLVFVLAASNLPWELDHGMLRRLEKRILVGLPSSPARQAMISHWLPPLSFLGGVKLQTSLDYKMLAEEMEGYSGCDIRLTCKEAAMRPVRKIFDALESHHGGDVGMPVIELETVTTEDFMEVLVHTKPSTQNLMDRYTIWEKKHKSV
- the katnal2 gene encoding katanin p60 ATPase-containing subunit A-like 2 isoform X1, which gives rise to MMELSYQSMKIAHEAREADKLRTELRKKSILVLIYQHLLGQGYASAAVTLDQETNGGVKKFEVCDNVDLEIVLMEYENYHYVKFQKYPKLIRKTEPGENSQTKGAAVKKRQKLLPKIASSSIPQTGNSVKKTAANENGSPVTPESLDLGFNTFSIKNGAAGEAASSKKMADGKSTIHDVFSGSVIHSDHMERLLKPLSGFSGISGEMRELAAIISEDIYLHSPNVRWEDIIGLEDAKRLVKEAVVYPIKYPQLFTGILSPWKGLLLYGPPGTGKTMLAKAVATECKTTFFNISASSIVSKWRGDSEKLVRVLFELARYHAPSTIFLDELESVMGQRGTSSTNEHEGSRRMKTELLIQMDGLATSEDLVFVLAASNLPWELDHGMLRRLEKRILVGLPSSPARQAMISHWLPPLSFLGGVKLQTSLDYKMLAEEMEGYSGCDIRLTCKEAAMRPVRKIFDALESHHGGDVGMPVIELETVTTEDFMEVLVHTKPSTQNLMDRYTIWEKKHKSV